In a single window of the Biomphalaria glabrata chromosome 5, xgBioGlab47.1, whole genome shotgun sequence genome:
- the LOC106055510 gene encoding uncharacterized protein LOC106055510 yields MPVTRNQSNSVNAAKPTGGSVESSNTDKEKPAVEAEPQRRESPDNCSICLGPFINKSFTSSCAHSFCFVCLKQWSKVKAECPLCKQPFTSIFHNIRSDQSYDIYELPALLPSRHGFEFYFPAYPPHSHPYISLAQPSLNADLTLSNFSRYQFRHRRSRFFPHPVHGEHQYSFLFNPATHVSASSWPRGPEDFRRAVYKHRLGPPLFILGNETSTYRLTPAMVAASAHRLQRIMPWLTRELKVLLKSHQNVRLAISIIQPLLTQVLIDSHHFNEKVSSLIGRKARQFIQEFSAFANSALTMEAFDRKAIYFRQDTSSLLLDNNSSRSSNDDEDDVVEITDVSSDPEIIGRTSPVAGSSGILRSGWNSPTPGPSWGNLDVINTLPVLDMETVSVSSESDDPVFRPDQVDSESSSLAGSDIVFLKYDKPWTERSPIQLSSDSERERRNKRKSKRKKKKREHFVVEDQKSTERLKSNEKSKEKNSSEDEATLFQETNTTSKKKRVHSSSSEKQKRKKKKKNRDLDRELVDKLFAQALSQTLNASHALNSDLDDGPCSSKSRDNTEKASHSEKGKHKHKKKERQHSSGSQSSSNVHSYKKHHSGHKKSGDRNQENENGRRKHKSKHSSQNVNIPECSHEGESSVWDAQLPRTQPLPSQVGNSNFHQTNFLTVPDTLQHIPLNLWVSAWPAIPTSHTFSSAPTSSSFMPSTLPVSNNSVFKSRAIPSDSSSEMDSDDTEDYSMSSATTSTRTKQWLEDNFRDKKKSKSSKVSSSKNSSVWATANLNCIRNENHCQGIRTSKSIVNVVSVSDDEDVVVCSGSSSSGKSDCEVQVIKDTTTNLSVNKSCTFQHEKQNNSNLLPVHSLEKATVTSSPQATVDELSSNENKNTNADLLSSSLQAHMHENLNVDLLSCTQTHRLDNSKANLLSFTHQAPIHENANFDLLNCCPKTIIQENVNSNLLKSELKSDIWENKYALENGYVSQVSGSLNMNCVGSDLVNSLLNTSAEPLTFMNTASACPLQTTPEVQLSLSFPAPIFTASPSVVTSTLSSMLSQSGTCAPLNLMFNSVPPFNPPAFPPIFPPISLPSSEVASSSSSKPDTVSNLPDTNKNRNVISFGVEGLLNNSKDCVSKDSCNDSQKKNNFEENTIIAQVFPDQQQLEVSSLPVQKDSVT; encoded by the coding sequence ATGCCAGTGACTAGAAATCAGTCCAATAGTGTCAATGCAGCAAAGCCTACTGGTGGAAGTGTAGAAAGTTCCAACACAGATAAAGAGAAACCAGCTGTGGAAGCTGAGCCACAGAGACGAGAATCACCTGATAATTGTTCAATATGCCTTGGACCcttcattaataaatctttCACCAGCAGCTGTGCTCATTCATTTTGCTTTGTATGTTTGAAGCAATGGTCTAAAGTTAAGGCTGAATGTCCTCTATGCAAGCAGCCCTTTACAAGTATTTTTCACAATATTCGATCAGATCAAAGCTATGACATTTATGAACTTCCTGCATTACTTCCTTCACGTCATGGGTTTGAATTCTATTTCCCAGCATATCCCCCTCATAGTCATCCTTATATTAGCTTAGCTCAACCTTCTTTAAATGCAGATCTTACCCTCAGCAATTTTAGTCGATATCAATTTCGACATAGACGTAGTCGTTTTTTTCCACATCCAGTTCATGGTGAACATCagtattcatttctttttaatcCTGCAACACATGTTTCAGCATCTTCTTGGCCAAGGGGACCTGAAGATTTTCGTCGTGCTGTATATAAACACCGTCTTGGTCCACCTTTGTTCATCTTAGGCAATGAAACAAGCACTTATCGTTTAACTCCTGCAATGGTTGCTGCAAGTGCCCACAGATTACAGAGAATAATGCCTTGGTTAACAAGAGAGCTCAAAGTTCTTCTCAAAAGTCATCAGAATGTCAGATTAGCTATAAGTATTATACAGCCTTTGCTAACACAAGTATTAATTGACAGCCATCATTTCAATGAAAAGGTGTCTTCTTTGATTGGTAGAAAAGCTCGACAATTTATTCAGGAGTTTTCAGCCTTCGCCAATAGTGCATTGACAATGGAAGCCTTTGACAGGAAGGCAATCTATTTTCGTCAAGATACCTCATCTTTATTGTTAGATAATAATTCTAGCAGAAGTAGtaatgatgatgaagatgatgtcGTTGAAATTACAGATGTCAGTTCAGATCCAGAAATTATAGGCAGAACTTCACCTGTAGCAGGCAGTTCTGGAATATTAAGGTCAGGCTGGAATTCCCCAACCCCTGGACCATCTTGGGGAAACTTGGATGTAATCAACACACTCCCAGTCCTTGACATGGAAACTGTTTCTGTTAGCTCTGAAAGTGATGATCCTGTTTTCAGACCAGATCAGGTTGATTCTGAATCCAGTTCACTTGCTGGAAGTGAtatagtgtttttaaaatatgacaaGCCATGGACAGAACGTTCTcctattcaactttcttctgacTCTGAACGTGAACGGCGcaataaaagaaaatcaaagcgcaagaagaagaaaagagaacATTTTGTCGTGGAAGATCAGAAATCCACAGAGAGGTTGAAGTCAAAtgaaaaatcaaaagaaaaaaatagttctgaagATGAAGCTACATTGTTTCAAGAAACCAACACTACTTCCAAGAAGAAAAGAGTTCATTCTTCATCATCTGAAAAgcaaaaaaggaaaaagaaaaaaaagaatagagatTTAGATCGAGAACTTGTAGATAAACTCTTTGCTCAAGCTTTAAGCCAGACGTTAAATGCAAGTCATGCACTAAACTCTGACTTAGATGATGGGCCATGCTCCAGTAAATCAAGAGATAATACTGAAAAAGCTAGTCATTCTGAAAAAGGTAAGCATAAACACAAAAAGAAGGAAAGGCAACacagcagtggttctcaaagcTCTTCTAATGTACATTCTTATAAAAAACATCACTCAGGTCACAAAAAATCTGGAGACAGGAATCAAGAAAATGAGAATGGGAGAAGAAAACATAAAAGCAAACACAGTTCTCAAAATGTCAACATTCCAGAGTGTTCACATGAAGGTGAGTCATCAGTTTGGGATGCCCAACTACCAAGAACGCAACCATTACCTTCTCAGGTTGGAAATAGTAACTTTCACCAGACCAATTTTTTAACAGTACCCGACACTTTGCAGCATATTCCACTCAACTTATGGGTAAGTGCTTGGCCTGCTATACCCACTTCTCACACATTCAGTAGTGCACCAACTTCTTCCTCATTTATGCCCTCTACCCTACCAGTGTCAAACAATTCAGTTTTTAAGTCACGTGCTATACCAAGTGACTCTTCCAGTGAGATGGATTCTGATGATACAGAAGATTATTCTATGTCTTCAGCCACAACTAGCACGAGAACTAAACAATGGCTAGAGGACAACtttagagataaaaaaaagtctaaatctTCAAAGGTCAGCTCTAGTAAAAATTCATCTGTCTGGGCTACTGCTAACTTAAATTGTATCAGAAATGAAAATCATTGCCAAGGAATAAGAACTTCAAAAAGCATTGTGAATGTTGTATCTGTGAgtgatgatgaagatgtagtTGTTTGTAGTGGTAGCAGCAGTAGTGGGAAATCAGATTGTGAAGTTCAAGTTATTAAAGATACCACTACTAATTTGTCTGTAAATAAATCTTGTACCTTTCAGCATGAGAAACAGAATAACTCTAACCTATTGCCTGTGCACAGTTTGGAAAAGGCTACAGTAACGTCCAGCCCCCAAGCAACTGTAGATGAACTGTCTAGCAATGAAAACAAGAATACCAATGCTGATTTGTTAAGCTCTAGTTTGCAGGCTCACATGCATGAAAATTTAAATGTTGATTTGTTAAGTTGTACTCAGACTCACAGACTTGACAATAGTAAAGCAAATTTACTAAGTTTTACTCATCAGGCTCCCATACATGAAAATGCAAATTTTGATTTGTTAAATTGCTGTCCAAAGACCATTATACAAGAAAATGTTAATtctaatttgttaaaaagtgaACTGAAATCTGACATTTGGGAAAATAAATATGCTTTAGAAAATGGCTATGTGAGTCAAGTTTCAGGATCACTAAACATGAACTGTGTAGGATCAGATCTAGTAAACTCACTCTTGAACACATCTGCTGAGCCATTGACTTTTATGAATACTGCATCTGCCTGTCCTTTACAAACAACACCAGAAGTTCAACTCTCTCTAAGTTTCCCTGCTCCAATATTTACTGCGAGTCCTTCAGTTGTAACATCCACATTGTCTTCCATGCTCTCCCAGTCAGGAACTTGTGCCCCTTTAAATCTTATGTTCAATTCTGTTCCTCCTTTTAACCCTCCAGCATTTCCACCTATTTTCCCACCAATTTCCCTACCAAGTTCTGAAGTGGCTTCATCTTCAAGCAGTAAGCCTGACACTGTAAGCAATTTACCTGACACTAATAAAAATAGAAACGTCATTAGTTTTGGAGTTGAAGGACTTTTAAATAATTCAAAAGACTGTGTCTCAAAAGACAGTTGTAATGACtcacaaaaaaagaataattttgaAGAGAATACAATCATTGCTCAAGTATTTCCTGATCAGCAACAGTTAGAAGTGTCTTCTCTTCCAGTTCAAAAGGATTCTGTAACTTGA